GGTGGGGACCAAGCAGTGCCGCCTGTGCCCAGCGGGACCCCCGGGTGTGCCCAGAGGGGCCTCAGGTGGGGTGCATGGCTCTGGCCTGCAGGGGACGGACAGTGAGCCTGGCGGCACCTCCTCCCGTGCCAGGGCACGGCCAAGGCAGGGGGAACAGCGAGGCTGGCCCGGTgggtccctcctgccctcctctggCGTCCCTCAGCCGGACGGCCCTCCCCCACCGGGCCCCTGTCCACGCGGCCACAGTCAGACCCCCGCCCCTTCTGACCGGGCGCGGCGCTCGGCTCCCCAACCGCAGTGCTCAGGCCGAGGTGAGCGAGGGGGGCCACCACGGCGAGTCCTCCCGAGGAACCACCTTTTCCTGGCTCACCGGTGGGCAAATTCTGTGGCCGGGAGGACGCCTGGACTGCTCAGCAGCTCCCCCGCAGCCTGTGGTCCCTGGCCGGCGGCTTGCTTCTCTGCACTGGGGTCAGAGAGACAACCTGTTGGGAGCGCCCATTCCGGGGGCAGGCCCCGGGGGGCCGGCCGGCTGGGGAAGCAGGGACTCGGGGCAGGGGACGAGCCGAAAAGCTGGCTGAGCGACAGGCGGCCCACTCACCCCGCGGGCAGCGTGATGTACTTGTGCGGGATGAGTCCCCGGGTGCCCGCGCGCTCGCCCCGCCACCAGTCGCCCGAGGCCCGCTCGAGCAGCCGCAGCACATCCCCGCGCTGGAAGCTCAGCTCCTGGGCCGTGCGGCCCGTGTAGGCAAAGCAGGCCACGGCCTCCACGGCCCCCTCCAGGTCTGGGGAGAAAAGGGAGTCCGAGCTGGGAGGCGGAGCGGGCGGGCGCCCAGGAGGCCGGGCCCTCCTCGTCTCGCAGCTCCCTCACTCACCGTCCTCCTGGGCCGGGGTCCCGGCTTCCAGCTCCGGCTCGTTCTCCCCCGCCAGGCCCTCCAGGTGGGCGTCCCTGAGGTCAGAGGGAGGCGTCTGAGTAGGTGACGGGGTTCCCCGGTGCTCGGCTCCCGAGCCGGGCCCGCCAAGAGCCTACCCCAGGCAGCTGGTAGAAGGCGGTGCCATGCACTTCTCATAGACGGGGCCAGGCAGCAGGCTCACGGGCGGGAAAACCCGCGACGGCTGCACGATGAGCGTCTGCACCAGCTGGTTCACCCGGCCCTGCAGGGCCACCGGGTCCTGCCCCGCGGGCACGGGCAGCAGTGTCGGCCCGAAGCACACGGCCAGGTTGTAGGGGTCCATCATGTTCTCGTCGCTGTACTGAGCCAGGCTGGGGAGCACACACGGGTCGCGGGCAGGGAGCTCCCCGCCCGGTGTCCCCTGCACCCCCACAGGCAGCCCTCCTCGTCCCCTAAGGAGCACTCACTGGTTGAGGAAGGTGAAAAGGTAACGCAGGACCACCAGCACGGGTCTGGGCAGCCGGGCCAGCAGTTGGCTCACGAGCTCCACCCGCTCCGCCACGGCCTCCAGCTCTGTGGCCCCGGCCACCGCCCGAGGAGAGGAGCGCGTGAGTGTGACCACGGCCACCAGAGAgcggcccctgccccccacccccccagccggCCTCAGGCCCCGGCCTCACCTGCAGAAGCCAGCAGGTCCGCGAACAGGTCCGGCGGGAAGAGCGGGGGGTCCAGGCTCCGGAAGTAGAGCTTCAGCACCCCAGCCACGGAGTCCAGGTCGTGGGCCGTACAGCCTTCCACCAGTGGGTCCTCCCCTGAGGGTGACCGAGGGAGCAGAAGGCCGATCGCAGCGGCTCTAGCTagcccccacacccaccccatcCTGCCGGTCCCTACCTCTCTCGAAAGCGTCGCGGATCTCTGAGACCCGGAGCTGGGCACCTGACACCCGGAAGATGCCCTCGTGCTGCAGGCCTGAGGGAGGATGAGAGCGGACAGGCGCTGagtcccgccccccaccccgccaggcTCCGGTGCCGGGTGCCGGGCGCCAGGCCGGCAGTAGGAGGGCCCGGGGGTGGCTTACCATTCAGGTTAATGAAGCGGACACAGCTCTCCACCACCAGGGGCACCGGCTGGCCTGAGCTCTGGGAACAGAGAGGGTGTTCACGTCACTGTCCCTCCTTGTCATCTGCTCACTTGTATTTGCTCTTAACGATCCATTATGGCTATCGGCAACGACGTGTGGCACGCGGTTTGTGAGAGTCGCTCCCACGTGTCTGATATCCCTGGGGCCATTCTAGGCCTTACACTGTTTGCTGCTTAAAGTTGGCCGGTAAAAGCACAACCGGATTCTCTACGTTGACCTGGAATCAGGTGACATTGCAAAACTCAAATTTGTTCGCTTAAGTAGCCCCCTGCTTCTTCTCAATACGTACAAAGTGCGTCATCACGTCATAAAGAAGGCTAgtgctatttcttcttttcaggcCTTTCTCGCCTCCCTCATTTCGCTTTCTAGGGTCCCCAGTACCGTGCTGGCCAGAAGTGGGGCTTGTGGGCTCAACTCGTTGCGCATCCCCGCCCGAGGCTTTCTGTAGGTGGCTGGTACTAGTGAAAGATGTTCCCTTCCATCAGTGGAGGCCGGACAAGGCCCATCCAGGAAGGGACAGTTGGCCGGTCATCGGCAACGGAGGACACGGGAGCCCCGGGCTGGACAGAAACCAACATGCGGGGGAGGGCCTGAGCGCGGCTGCACTGTGAGGCAGGGCCAGTACCTGGATAAACTTCTCCATGTCTCCCCCGAAGAGCTTCTGGTTATACTGGGAGCTGGGGCGGGGCTGGCGGCTCTTCTGGAGTTTTCTCTGTGTGTACTGGGTCCTGGGGGGCAACGGAAGCTGGCTcggaggggagggggcatggAGAACAGGATGTCCCGCCCCCTAGCCGAGGCAAACGGGGCCCTGGAGCCCGCGAGGTATTCCAGAACCCGATGGGCAAAGCGGAGACTTGAAGCCGCGGGACAATGCGCAGCAGAGGCGGGCCGCAAGGAGGCAGGGTGCGGACACTGAAGCCTGGCCCCCGCGGCACCGCAACTCCTCCGAAGCAGCCCCGCGTGAAGCACTCACCGAGACGCCTCCCACTCCTCCTTGTCACCTGGGGACGAGAAAACATTGCTGTACGTCTTGGGCCGGCAGGTCCTTAATGCACCGCACAGAGAAAGGGATGGCCCGAAGGTCAAGGGTGGTGGCCAGATAGGGGCCGGGACCCTTGCCCGGCTAGCCCCTGCATGCCAACCAACCTCTCTGGGCAGAGAGGAACGTGGGCTGGCTGGGGTTCCCAGGCAGGAGGGCTGAGGGCAGGTCCCATTcctggccctgggggtggggaggaagcagcCAAGGGCCGGGACGGGGACCCACCTCGCTGAATGGCCTCCTGCAGTTTCTCATGCTTGGCCTGCAGCTTGGCGAGGATGCTTCGTCCACTCAGGTACTCCTGGAGCTTCTGGGAAGCCCCAAGAAGAGCCCAGAGCTGTAATCCCTGCTCCGGGCCCTTCCAgcgccctgcccctgcccctgcccctgcgcCCCCGGGGCCGCACCGTGACGTAGAAGGTCTCAGTCTCCTGCTGCTGGCCCCGCCTCCGGCCAGCCTGCCGAGAACCCGGATCCGAGCTGGTGGACTTGAGGGACTCGGTGGAGGGGCTGGCTTGGAAAGAGTCAAGCGCGTCCCCGTCTTCCGACGCCACCACCTCCAGTAAGGCCTGCAGCGTGGCCTTCAGAGTCTTGCTCACCTAAGGAGGAGACGGCACCAGGGGAGGAAGCAATGGGGCACAACCGAGGGACAGGAAGTCCAAgtcagaagggaaggggagggcaggccACGGCCACCTGGCTCCACGTCTTCAGTCCCGAGTCCCCGCCGGAGCGCACATACCTCCTCCGTCTCGATGGTCTGTCGGTCCAGGCGGCTCTGGATATTCTGGGCCCTGGGCAGGATCTCGTCCCGCAGTTCTATTTCCACCTGGATCTCGGCCACCTGTGTGGGGCAGCGTCCAGGGCACTGAGGGCTGAGCCTGGGGACAGAAAGCTCAGACGTGGAAGTGGGGCTGGGCAGTGGGCGCGAGGGAGGCATGCACGTTTCCTCTGCCTCGGCGGCTGCTGTCCAGAACCACCGATCCGCGCGCCATGATACACCCGCTCCGGAAGACGCTAAGGGCCCCTCCCCAAGAGACAGGAGCACGCATGTGTGAAGACGCGGGGGGCAGCATTCCTCGTAACAGCCCCCAGACAGGAGCAGCCCGAGCATGTACCAGCAGATGAGAGGGTAAGCAAGTGTGTCACATCCGTACAGTGTAATGTCACTCAAGCCACAAAAACGAACGATGTCCTGGCTGCCCCACGCTATGATGCAGGTGAGCCCGGAagacattctgctaagtgaaagaagccagacagaaaaggcaCATGTCGTATGCTTCCGTGTACATACaattccagaagaggcaaatccacagagacagaaagcagatgagcgaggggcgcctgggtggctcagtcggttgagcatccgactcttgatttcagctcaggtcacaatctcacagtttgcgagttcgagccccgtgtcgggctctgccctggcgatacagacctgcttgggattctctctccccctctctttctgcccctatcctgctctcgtgcatactctctctcccaaaaataaataaacattaaaaaaaaacacatcataaGGAGAATGGAAAGTTACACAGTGAGATGAGTgggtgccaggaactggggagtgactgcttaatgggtcCAAGGTTTCTTTTTAGGGGTGAACGTGTTTTGGAAggagatagtggtgatggttgtgtaACTCTGCATATATTCTAGAacccactgaattgcacactttaaatgggtaGATGACATGGTATGTGgctcatacctcaataaagcagttcattatttctttaagtttatttattttgagacagggcagtggggagcagagagagagggagacagagagaatgtcaGGCAatcctctgcactgtcagtactgagcccgatgaagggctcaaagtcatgagccatgagatcgtgacctgagccgaagtcggacactcaaccgactgagccacccaggcgccccctggaagAGATTTGCACACTTGTGTTCACTGCAGGAGGACTCACAGCAACCAAAAGAAGGAaccaacccaagtgtctatcaacgGATGAAttgataagcaaaatgtgatCTGTCCACAGAGTAtaacattattcagccttaaaaagaaaggaggggctcagtcctgggtggctcagtccgttaagcgtccgactttggctcaggtcatgatctcaccattcgtgagttcgagccccacatcaggctcggtgctgacagctcagagcttgaagcctgcttcagattctgtgtctccctctctctgttcctcccctgctcgcactctgtctctctctctctctcaaaaataaataaagattaaaaaaaaattaaaaaagaaaaaaaaagaaaggagatcctaggtggctcagtcggttaagcaccaggctcttgattttggcttaggtcacgatcgcacagttcatgggatcgagccccaaatcgTACTCTGCAGAGAcaacacagagcctccttgggattctcggcctctctctctctgcccctccccagctcgagctctttctctctctctcaaaataaacatagaaagaaagaaagaaagaaagaaagaaagaaagaaagaaagaaagaaagaaagaaagaaagaaagaaaggtggggcacctgagtggttcagtcagttgggcgtcctacttgggctcaggtcatgatctcatggttcatgagttcaggccccatattggactcactgctgacaatgcagagttcgcttcagatcctctgtttccctctctctgctcctcccccgcttgtgctgtctctcaaaaaaaaaaaaaggaaggagttgctgtcacaggctacaacatggatgaaccttgaggacactatgctGAATGAAACCAGCAAGTCACAAtagacaaatacagtatgatttcacttgtgtgAGTGATCTAGAGTAGTCTAGATCTAGACCtaaattcacagagacaggaagtaggaTGGTGGGTGCGgagggggggttggggaagggggagTTAGTGTCTAATCAGGACAGAGTGtggtttgggaagatggaaaagttctggagacatgagttccagccccacattgggtgtagaaattatttaaaaatacacacacacacacacacatacacacacacacacatttaaagtggtaaatttcatgtatactttagcataaaaataaaatttaaaaagtctattcAGGTCCTAGGGAACACTGACGTTAGAAGACCCTCGCTCAAACCCATACAATTAGCAGCAAACTAGAGATCTGCCCTCTAGAAAGGATAAATCAGAGGGATTCCGGACTTAGGGACAGTAGTCACAGCCAAAGAAGGGGACAAAACTTCCTagtgatgagaaagaataaagcagcCACTGCCATCTGGAGCTGCGCAGATGGGACTGGGTGTTATCCTACTGAACATAAGGAATGTCACAGAGCATCAACATCACACAAGGTCACTCTGTGACCACGATAGGGGAAGACCAAAGCAAGACCACCCCATAATGACATGTGAGGGCAGACCAAAACAAGAACTCTGTCCCAGCCACAAAAATGGCCAAACCTCCCTCTGTTTGGGCTACTACGAGTAACGGCTGCCTTCGTGTCCcttcatcccccaccccacccccacctcttgccTCCCAGATAAGATTTATGAACACATCCAATCAGAGTTACCCCTGCTTCCTCACAGTATCTAGGCCAGAGCCGAGTCCCTCCCCCAAATCCCCTAAACTCAGCCCCAGTCCTACTGACCCTTTCTAGCACCCTCTTACCA
This region of Felis catus isolate Fca126 chromosome X, F.catus_Fca126_mat1.0, whole genome shotgun sequence genomic DNA includes:
- the ARHGAP4 gene encoding rho GTPase-activating protein 4 isoform X1; protein product: MAAHGKLRRERGPQAEYEAQVKEMRWQLSEQLRCLELQGELRRDLLQELAEFMRRRAEVELEYSRGLDKLAERFSSRGGRLGGGGREHQTFRKEPSLLSPLHCWAVLLQHTRQQSRESATLSEVLAGPLAQRLSHIAEDVGRIVKKTKDLEQQLQEELLEVVSELQTAKKTYHVYHMESVNAEAKLREAERQEEKRAGRTAATAAAATNEAGPVRKSSLKKGGRLVEKRQAKFLEHKVKCTKARNEYLLSLASVNAAVSNYYLHDVLDLMDCCDTGFHLALGQVLRSYTAAETRTQASQMQGLGSLEEAVEALDPPGDKAKVLEVHAVAFCPPLRFDYQPHEGDEVAEIQVEIELRDEILPRAQNIQSRLDRQTIETEEVSKTLKATLQALLEVVASEDGDALDSFQASPSTESLKSTSSDPGSRQAGRRRGQQQETETFYVTKLQEYLSGRSILAKLQAKHEKLQEAIQRGDKEEWEASRTQYTQRKLQKSRQPRPSSQYNQKLFGGDMEKFIQSSGQPVPLVVESCVRFINLNGLQHEGIFRVSGAQLRVSEIRDAFERGEDPLVEGCTAHDLDSVAGVLKLYFRSLDPPLFPPDLFADLLASAELEAVAERVELVSQLLARLPRPVLVVLRYLFTFLNHLAQYSDENMMDPYNLAVCFGPTLLPVPAGQDPVALQGRVNQLVQTLIVQPSRVFPPVSLLPGPVYEKCMAPPSTSCLGDAHLEGLAGENEPELEAGTPAQEDDLEGAVEAVACFAYTGRTAQELSFQRGDVLRLLERASGDWWRGERAGTRGLIPHKYITLPAGAEKQAAGQGPQAAGELLSSPGVLPATEFAHRPEPCTPPEAPLGTPGGPAGHRRHCLVPTSPERYVEVDKAVAQTMDSVFKELLGKTSARQGLGPAIAGSPSPGPGNAKPPACSRLGKNKGFSRGPGALASPALSHPQGLDSPLKH
- the ARHGAP4 gene encoding rho GTPase-activating protein 4 isoform X2, with the translated sequence MAAHGKLRRERGPQAEYEAQVKEMRWQLSEQLRCLELQGELRRDLLQELAEFMRRRAEVELEYSRGLDKLAERFSSRGGRLGGGGREHQTFRKEPSLLSPLHCWAVLLQHTRQQSRESATLSEVLAGPLAQRLSHIAEDVGRIVKKTKDLEQQLQEELLEVVSELQTAKKTYHVYHMESVNAEAKLREAERQEEKRAGRTAATAAAATNEAGPVRKSSLKKGGRLVEKRQAKFLEHKVKCTKARNEYLLSLASVNAAVSNYYLHDVLDLMDCCDTGFHLALGQVLRSYTAAETRTQASQMQGLGSLEEAVEALDPPGDKAKVLEVHAVAFCPPLRFDYQPHEGDEVAEIQVEIELRDEILPRAQNIQSRLDRQTIETEEVSKTLKATLQALLEVVASEDGDALDSFQASPSTESLKSTSSDPGSRQAGRRRGQQQETETFYVTKLQEYLSGRSILAKLQAKHEKLQEAIQRGDKEEWEASRTQYTQRKLQKSRQPRPSSQYNQKLFGGDMEKFIQSSGQPVPLVVESCVRFINLNGLQHEGIFRVSGAQLRVSEIRDAFERGEDPLVEGCTAHDLDSVAGVLKLYFRSLDPPLFPPDLFADLLASAELEAVAERVELVSQLLARLPRPVLVVLRYLFTFLNHLAQYSDENMMDPYNLAVCFGPTLLPVPAGQDPVALQGRVNQLVQTLIVQPSRVFPPVSLLPGPVYEKCMAPPSTSCLGDAHLEGLAGENEPELEAGTPAQEDDLEGAVEAVACFAYTGRTAQELSFQRGDVLRLLERASGDWWRGERAGTRGLIPHKYITLPAGAEKQAAGQGPQAAGELLSSPGVLPATEFAHRPWHRPWTPCSRSSWERPLPARASGRQSPAPPAPDPATRSLQPAAALARTKASPAAPGPWRHPRCPIPRAWTHPSSTDALLPGLSSKRWAPALVPSAEEGTAAPTPPCLS